The Spea bombifrons isolate aSpeBom1 chromosome 4, aSpeBom1.2.pri, whole genome shotgun sequence genome segment TGATTTCTTGAAAGGGTTAGGGGCAAATGAGCCGTTGGTAGCCAACATCCTCGAGCGTTGTCCTGAGGCTTTTCTTCAGGACCCTGCCGAGGTTAAAGAACAAAGGTACATATGGCATTTGGTTTGTCCAAACGACGACGAGCTAGTCCAAATAATTGAAAAGTTTCCAGATTCGTTCTTTGTTTATAAGTCTCCAGAAAATCAAAGAGACAATATCGCCTACTTTAAAGATCTGGGACTTAGCAACAAAATTATCTGCAGACTTCTAACAAGCTCTCCACAGATCTTTTGTAATCCAATTGAAGATAATAAGCAAATTATTGATGGAGTTAAAGAAAATTTCCTTAATCTGGGTGGTTCAGAAGCAAACTTTAAAACTTGGCTAATGAAAATGTTAAGCCAGGACCCGTTTATCATGTTTAAGTCGTCTTCCGCTATAAAAGAGAACGTTAAGTTTCTCCAGAGTTTAGGATTTTCCGACACGGAAATCTTGAAACTGATGTCCAAactaaaaggaatgatatttgATCTGAGCTGCAGTACCATGGAAGAAAGTACAACGTTTTCTCGAAGCGTCTTCAACTGTGACGATGAAGAACTTCGGCAGATGATACTAAAATGCCCCGGTATTCTGTATTACTCCGTATCTGTTTTAGAAGACCGCCTAAAGTGTCTGATTAGAGAAGGGGCTTCGGTAGACCAGGTGAAAAAATGTCCTAATGTTCTGGAACTTACGACTCAAATCATCGaatttagaattaaaaaaatgaagtcaTTGGGTCACGAAATACAGAACCAGCATTTGGATGTTTTAAATGGGACCAAAAAGGATTTTGAAGTCAACTTTGGGAGACTGCAAGTGAAAAAGGAGCGTCCGTTGTTTAATCCGGTTGCACCACTGCATGTCGATGAATGACTGGTTAAGTCCAGATTCTAATTGCTGAATTCAGCAATCTGGTTACTTATTCAAAAAATGACATCAGCTGGTCGCGTTAAGATACCCAACGTCAAAAGGGGCGCGCTGCTAGACCAGTGGTGTGATGGCTATGTTCTTTACACTGTGGAGTGCCTATAATCAAAGCCTACTAACTGTATAGAGTGAACAATACTCTGGAGTTTACAAAATCTGCCAAAATaagtgtattttttgtaaatctatGGTTGcggaagggggaggagttttAAGGACGCACCTAGCGATGAAggcaatgtatacattttgcagGCCTTTGGATTTCATAGTATAGCCTATGCCATTGTGTAACAGTTTTTAATAACCTTATCCAATGACATTGGAGACGCTAACTCTTTGTCAGTTGCCATCGTCCATTAATCATGACTCTTATTAGGTCACTGAAGTCATccttaaaaataattgattaaGATGTGACACGGAAGGCAAACTATTATGATTTACACTTACATCTCAATTAATTATAATGCATGCTGATTCGATATAAGTAGCTTAAAGCTATTTGCACGGTCTCTTCAATTGAAATACCCAAAACTCATTTTGTATTTCAACTGTGATTTTCTTGCTTTCTTTTCTCAGAATAAAACTTTTTCCTGCGGGAGTGTAACCTttctaaatgtatatgtaaaatatctGCCCTGTAACACTTCagaacagctcagccacaaagccgTGCTCCACTCAGATGCTAGGACAACGCTTACCTACCGGAATGCCTATGCCTACTAAAAAGTTTGGTGGagagataatggtctggggctgtttttcagggtttgggccccttTCTTCCAGGGAAGGGTAAGGTTAATGCTACAGCCTACAAACACATTTAAGACAGTCGGacgcttccaactttgtggcgtCAGACTGGGCTAGGCCCTTTCCTTTTCCTACATGACTGTTCCCCAGTGCACAAACCAAGGTCCATACAGAGATGCAAACTCGAaaggcctgcacagagccctgaccttattgcctttgaacacctttgggatgatgTAGAACGCTGATTGCGagtcaggccttctcatccaacatcaatgcctgacctcGCAAAAGTTTTATTGGCTGAATGgcagaaattcccacagaaagtCTCCAAATTCTTggggaaagtcttcccagaagagtggagctgcaagggtggtggggggggcaactccatattattgcccatggttttggaatgggatgtccaacaagctcacatAGGtttgatggtcaggtgtccacatacttttagtATTAAAGTGTATATCACAAAGTTATAGCTATTCCACTTATACAAATCTTGAATTGGGTTCTCTAGCATGTTATTTTCTTCTGTCCccatttaatcacataaaaatgcagaaactcttaaccccttaatgacaaaatgcattgctttcaatgagtttagggaccgcccattgtccttaaggggttaagaaacctTAACATGACAATGAAGTCCCTGAAAAATGTTACATGATGAAAGATATGTTCTTGCATTCTGTAATCCTAGCAATGATGTTTCAGATGTGTTTACTTACAAAAGTGGTATATCCAGGAGAATTGGTAGGACACCatcattaaatatgtataattcCACGTTAAGGAAATATACTAATGTACATTAATACTTATTGTCTTCTATAGCTTTTACTCTGTAATAATGACTAATCGTGCACTTGTTTGCTTATTGATGTAAACTAATTTATAAACGGAACCAATTAGAATTTAAATGACTCATTTTGTCGGttaaacaagaaaatattttctatgcTGATCTGGCTCTCTTTGCAAAAACAATCCAGCTGACATGTAtttatctccttttttcttGATAAGAAATTGAATGTAAAAATTTGGTGTGCAATTTAGATAATTCTGTATTATCAATTTCAAATTACCTAAATTTGACCCCTCTGCTAGAGGGAACCGTCCCTTTCTAGCACTTAaacctctcccccattcttcaaTCTAtcggtttttttaatttatttttttctctcttctttaaatatattcattgttttatagtGTTGCTTAAAATAAGTTTatgataaaaaatgattttaccaCCTGAATtctgaaaataaacaattaagtCTCCACATCTCCCAAACAAATCATCATCGTCCAAACATATCCTCAccttctgtctcttttttttctcatcctccttacaatagattgtaagctcacaagaacaggGTCATCGTGTCCTTCTGAACCAATAGTCtcaatgtgtgttaatgttattgtcaattttaagaCTTTTGTTCATTTTCTCTCCCCTATAATAATAGGACGGAATCTGCTAGTGCTGtgttaattaccgtatttgctcgattataagacgagttttatttgctctgaaaaatatccctcgtcttatattctaAGTCGTcctctaatcagacctcaaatagaggtctgattacaagactaagatccatatccccccgcagcgctgcaggggacccggattctcctctctggcagcctctctagcatcacgtgaccttccgtggtccaccatagaagccccggcagaggtggtTGTCTGTACACATCCCGcaaatgtttacatgtgaattaatatttaccagtaaaacttttttttcttctagggtagccttatattcaggctttttcttttttttcctaaatcaatattaaaattttgggggggtcatcttataatcagggttgtcttacaatcgagcaaatacggtgatGTCACAAACCATCAAACACTCATTTGATCATTTGGCACACTAAATAAATGTTGACATAATATATTAGGCAATATATGTGTATGAGAAACCACCTTGTGTGTGTACCATGAGAGAAGCCatcttattcctccccattcagTTATGCCTCCATTTTTGTTAAGATTCTGGCATTTTGGTATGGGAGAGGACAAGTTTTCCtaatttttaaaccaaatatttccaaaagtaattaTCCTGAAATTAAAAGTAGAGACGACCCATTtgagttttaataaataacagtaattatacaaacagaatttattttttttttttcgccatTGACAATTACTCTTTAGAATTCCCAATCGATCATTTTAGAACTAACGCCCCCACCTCCCTactttgcaatattttttatattataattaaaatcttTATAATATTGCTCTCTGCTCGTGTTATTTCATCCGTAATGGCTATCATTACCAGAAAACGTAATTAAAATCCCCGAAAGTTTGTATAGCACGAGTCGTTAAATAAAGTAATTCTTTAATTAATTTGTACACGCTGTTTTTGGTATCTGGATCTCGTCCTGTGCTTTTTCGGTTCTAATGTCCCCAAAGCCTTTATTAGGAACTCAACACATGATAAAGTATCTTATTAGAAACAAGTCCCATTCACACTTCCACATCTGTCCCTGTTATTCATCTTCATTGTTGTCATCTCGTCTTGAAGAGgagtcatttaaccccttaaggacaatgggcggtccctaaacccattgaaaaccatgcattttgagcccgtacatgtacgggcttggtcattaaggggttaattatgaaACACTGTATGCACAAGCGCCATTACGATCCAAATATGTTttatcactgtgatgtcatattatatttatacgactttccaacaataaaaaataggggggggggaataaatgaATGGCTTGACttgtaaaatataatgaaatccaCGGGAAtgcaatttttatttgttttctatgaGTAAAAATTGCCTGTTTAAGTGTTTACTACAAAACCGTACAGtggttttaaaagaaagaaagaagcgCGCAGTCAGCAGATATCTCCGGTTTATTGCCATTACAAATTGTGACAGTTCATTTATTATAATGAGTTTTGCCCAACTTTGTTGAAATATTGGTAAATGGTCTCCAAACGCTTATGTTGTAAGTCacaacgttaaaaaaaaaaaatatatcaggtCGTGGAAAAGATCTCCTGATTAAAATGGGTTCTATGTAAGTCAGCGTTTTCGGGAATGATTGACACCCTCGTACTTACACATGTAATATTAATGGGGAAAAGCTATTACATTGCGACTGTTTATAACAAAAGGACTGTTCCGTTAGAATAACAAAACGTTACGTGGGAACATTTGTTTGTAAGTGTCGGGTTCTAGGGAAGAAATACTCcgggtgtgtatatgtgtgtgtgagcgagaGAGAGTGCTTCTGtaaaacaatcattttaatacacatatttc includes the following:
- the MTERF2 gene encoding transcription termination factor 2, mitochondrial encodes the protein MMSKIVLRVLRIRSGPGIKYYACKQKALSPNYPIFGSRQYVSPNLGSDTKNSSEENKRTISNLYNLSVNIKKIRQLKGWVLSKDVAFVQETADFLKGLGANEPLVANILERCPEAFLQDPAEVKEQRYIWHLVCPNDDELVQIIEKFPDSFFVYKSPENQRDNIAYFKDLGLSNKIICRLLTSSPQIFCNPIEDNKQIIDGVKENFLNLGGSEANFKTWLMKMLSQDPFIMFKSSSAIKENVKFLQSLGFSDTEILKLMSKLKGMIFDLSCSTMEESTTFSRSVFNCDDEELRQMILKCPGILYYSVSVLEDRLKCLIREGASVDQVKKCPNVLELTTQIIEFRIKKMKSLGHEIQNQHLDVLNGTKKDFEVNFGRLQVKKERPLFNPVAPLHVDE